The genomic interval GCCGCGCTGGCGCGCAGGCGCGCTTCTCCCAGTAGGGACGGATCGGACTCGATGCCATAGGTGCGCGCTGTGCGCCGGGCGAGGAGCATGGGGTAGTGGCCGATCCCGGTGCCCACATCCGCGATCCGTTTGCCGGACAGGGGCACGATCCGCTCCAGGGCGGCCAGCACCTTGCGACCGGGGTCGATCATGTCGCCCAGCCGGTGGTACAGGTCCGGATCAGGCTCGGTCCAGGCCGGGAGGATGCCGCGCATCATGGGAGGGGGACCTGCGTCATGGGACGGCCACCCGGAGCCAGGCCGGTTGCCCGCCCTCCTGGCGGAGGAGCGCCTCCCCGGCCAGGAGCTGCAGGTCAAAATCGACCGGACCATCCATGCGGCGGTTGGCGATGATCGGGATGACCAGGGTCGCGCCCGGATCCAGTGGACCCCAGCCCAGCGACGTGGTGCCGGCCGGCTCTCCGCTTTCACCGGGTCCCCACACCCACTTGGTCCAGGCCTGGATCCAGCTGAGCGGCGGGCACCCGTCGCAGATCCGGTCGGGCGATGGCACGAACGGCGCCAGGAAGAGGTGCTCGTCCAGCGACGTCGACCAGCGCAGGACGATCTCCGTGATGCGCGTGGCGTCGAGATTGGTGACCGTCACCACGATCTGGCCCGAGGCGTCGGTGGCCAGGTTGGGGGCCACCGTGACCCGAATCAGACGTTCATCTTGCAGGGCCGGGTTCTCAAGCGAGTAGGGCCGGGGCGTCGCCTCCGGCGTGGTGCTCGGTTCGGCCGTGGGCGTGGCACGGGGCGTGGCCCTGGGGGAGGGAGACGGCGTCTCGGTGGGGAGTGGCAGGCAGGCCTCGAGTGCCACGACGAGCGTCACAAAGGCCCCTCCGACGAGGATGGCCCGCGGCGCGAGGCGGGATCGGGCGCGGGCGGACATGACGCCGCATGGTAGAGGACGACCCCTTGCTACGATGCCCGACATGGAGCCGGCATCCCCCGCCACCCGCCACCGCCCCTCCTTCGGGCTGATGGCCTGGTTCGTCTGGGTTGGGCTGCTGCTGGGGGTTACCGGGCTGCTCCTGCCCCGGATCATCGCCTTCGTCGACTTCAGCGAGAAGGCGCCCTTCTCGCTCCTGGGCCTGTTCATGATGGCCGAGCTGGCCGCGGTCCTGTTCGGCCTGACCCTGGTGCTCCAGCACAAGCGCGCCGGTTTCGGCTTCGCGCTGGGCATCTCGCTCCTGCCGGCCCCCATCCTGGCTGGCCTGGTGCCGGTCGCCCTGGTCATGCCCGCCGAGGCGGCCGCGGGGTGGACCACCCTCATGCTCCCATTGGGCGCCGCCATCTCGGTGGTCCTCATCGCCGGCCTGGTTCGGCCCGCCACGCGGTCCTGGTTCACCGAGGACTGACGGCCGGATGCGGCTGGTCGCGTTTGCCCATACCCAGGCTGAGGGCCCGCCTGGCCGGCGGCTGGGGCTCGAGCAGCCCGACGGCGTGCTGGACCTGACCGAGGCTCTGGGCGCCGATCTGGGTGGGGTCCTGGCCAAGCTCGACCCGGAGGCCATGATCGCGGACGCCGTAGCCGCGGCTGTCACGGCGGGCCAGGCTCTCATCCCGCTGGCCGAGATGCGTCATCTGGCCCCGCTCCGGCACCCGGGCAAGATCGTGTGCGTGGGGCTGAACTATCACGACCACTGCCGGGAGCAGAGCGTCGAGCCCCCGGCCTACCCGATGCTGTTCGCCAAGCTCGCGAACGCCATCAGCGACCCGGGCGCCCAGCTGGTCCGGCCCAGCGCCACCGACAAGCTGGACCTCGAATGCGAGCTGGCCGTGGTCATCGGTCGCCGCGCGTCGCAGGTGGCCCCCGACCGGGCCCTGGAACACGTCTTCGGCTACACGATTCTCAACGACGTCACGGCCCGCGACCTCCAGCGCGAGGACCGCCAGTGGCTGCGAGCCAAGAGCTGGGACGGGTTTGCGCCCCTGGGGCCGGTCGTGGTGACCCGCGACGAGATCGCCGACCCCGGCCGGCTGGCCCTGAGCTCGTGGGTCAACGGCGAGACCTGGCAGGAATCGACCACGGCCGAGATGATCTGGGACGTGCCCAGCCTGATCGCGTTCGTGTCCCGATCGATCGCACTGGAGCCGGGCGACATCCTGGCCACCGGCACGCCGGCCGGGGTCGGCCACTACCACGACCCGCCCCGCTACCTGTCGGGTGGGGACGTCATGGGGTGTGAGATCGCCGGGATCGGGGCCCTCGAGAACACCATCGTTGATGAGCAGCCGCGAGCCGCGGACCATTCCGCGGCCGCCGGCATCACCGAGCCGGCCGGCATCGCCTGATGCGCGCCCTGGCCAAGACCCGGGCCGAGCCGGGCCTCGAGATCATCGACGCGCCCCTCCCCACTCCGGGCCCGGGCGAGGTCCAGCTCCGGATCGAAGCGGCCAGCGTGTGCGGGACCGACCGCCACATCTACCTGTGGGACCGCTGGGCGGCCGAGAACATCAAGCCCCCGGTCATCCTGGGTCACGAGCTGGCGGGCCGGGTGGTGGCCGCCGGCGCGGGGGTGACCCGTGTCCGCGAAGGGGACCTGGTCGGGGTCGAATCGCACCTGTACTGCGGGACATGCACCCAATGCCGCGCCGGCTCCCCGCACCTGTGCCGCAACCTGCGGGTCATCGGCGCCCACGTCAACGGCGGCTTTGCCGAGTACGTGGTCATTCCGGAGGCCAACGCGGTGGAGTCGAACGGGCTCGATCCCGCGGTGGTTGCCCTCCAGGAGCCGATGGGCAATGCGGTGCACGCCGCGTTCGTGGAGCCCATCGCGGGCCGGACGGTGGCGGTCACCGGCTGCGGACCCATCGGGCTGTGCGCGGTGGGCATTGCCAAGGCGGCCGGGGCGACCTGGGTGGTGGCAACCGACACCGAACCGTACCGGCTGGAACTGGCCGCCCGAATGGGCGCCGACCTGGCCCTGGATGGCCGCGAGCCGGACACCGTCGCGCGGGTGCTCGAAGCGACCGGCGGGGACGGGGTGGATGTCGTGCTCGAGATGAGTGGGTCGGCGGCGGCCCTGGACCAGGGCCTGCGCTTCGTGACCCGCGGGGGGCGTATCAGCCTGCTGGGGATCTTCGGCGAGCCGGTGGCGGTGGACCTGTCGAACCTCGTCATCGAGAAGGGCGTTCGCCTGCATGGCGTCTTCGGACGCCGGATCTACGACACCTGGGAGCGGACGCAGGACCTGCTGCGGTCCGGGGCGCTGGACGTGGCGCCTATCCTCACCCATCGGTTCGACCTCGCCGACTGGCAGCAGGGATTCGACCTGCTGGGGTCGCGGCATGCCGGTAAGGTGGTGCTCACGCCATGACATCGGCTCGCTCGACGCGCAATCCGCTGGCGTTCCTGGACGCCGACCTCGACGACCTGCGCGCCAAGGGCCTGTATCGCCGCCTGCGGGTGGTGGAGAGCGAGCAGCAGGCCCGTTGCCGGATCGACGGCCGCGAGGTCATCACCCTGTCCAGCAACAACTACCTGGGCCTGACCACTCATCCCAAGCTCCGCGAGGCCACCATCTTCGCCACCCGGGCCCTGGGCGCCGGATCGGGAGCGGTGCGGACCATCGCCGGCACCATGACCCTCCACCAGCAGCTCGAGGCCCGGCTGGCCGATTTCAAGGGGGTGGAGGCGACCCTCACCTTCCAGTCCGGCTTCACCGCCAACACCGGGACCATCCCGGTCCTGGCCGGGGAGGGCGCGGTCATCGTCTCGGACGAGCTCAACCACGCCAGCATCATCGACGGCATCCGGCTCACCAAGGCCGAGCGCCGCCTGGTCCCGCATGCCGATACCGATGCGCTGCGCGCCACCCTGCGCGAGATCCGGGCTGCGCCCGGCGGGGCAGGTCGGACCATCCTGGTCATCACCGATGGCGTGTTCTCGATGGACGGCGACATCGCCCGCCTGCCCGAGATCGTCGAGGCGGCCGAGGAGGCGGAGGCGATCGTGTACGTCGACGATGCGCACGGTTCGGGGGTCCTGGGACGCAACGGGCGCGGCACGGTCGACCACTTCGATCTGCACGGGCGGGTCCACGTCCAGGTCGGCACCCTGTCCAAGGCGATGGGTGTCCTGGGCGGCTACGTGGCCGGCAGCCAGTCGCTGCGCGACGTGCTCATCCACCGCGCGCGGCCGTTCCTGTTCTCGACCTCGCATCCACCCGGCGTGGCCGCCGCATGCCTGGCGGCGATCGAGGTCCTCGAAACCGAGCCGGAGCGGATCGAGCGGCTGTGGGCCAACACCCGCCGCTTCAAGGAGGGGCTGGGAAAGCTGGGGTTCGATATCGGTCGGTCCGAGACCCCGATCACGCCGGTCATCGCCGGCAGCGGGGCGCTGGCCATGCAGCTGTCGGATCGGCTGTTCGAGGAGGGCGTGTTCGCCCAGGGGATTGGCTACCCGACGGTGCCCGAGCCCAAGAGTCGGGTGCGCACCATCGTGACCGCCGAGCACACCGACGCGGACCTCGACGTGTGCCTGGCCGCATTCGAGAAGGTGGGGCGCGAGCTGGCCCTCATCTGAGACGAATCAGGCCCCCGGTTGCCCGGGGGCCTGACCAGTTGGTGGCGTTCAGGATCTAGCGGCGGCTTCGCACCGCGGCCACGTTGGCGTAGGCCAGCGCGCCGAGCGAGGCGATCAGGATGGCGCCGAAGAAGATGGTCGCCAAGGAGCCGCTTCCCGGCAGGCCGAGGGCCGTGTTCGGAAGCGATGGTACCGGCGTTCCGGTCCCGCCCAGCTGGCCCCCCTCGCTGGCCGGAACGGACGGCGTCGGGGTTGGGGTTGGGGTTGGGGTCGGGGTTGGCGTCGGCGTCGGGGTCGGCGACGAAGCCGCTGCCGCGCAGTCCGCGCCAGTCCCCAAGGCCCCGAGAAGGAAGTCCTGCTCGTGTCCGCTCTCCGGATTTCCGTTGGCGTCGAGGTGCCCCCCGTCCGTCCAGGCGCCCTCGTCAATGGTGATGGCGACGTACGGGTTCGAAACCGAACCCGTCGCGTGACAGATGGTCTCCTTGTCGGCGGCCTGCACCACGCCCGTAACGCTCAATGCGAGGATGAGTCCTGCGATGGCAGCGAAGGCCAGAGTCAAGCGTGCCGCATGACGGGCGGGTGCCTGCGTTTGGACGGTCAATGCCGGATCTCCTTTCGATTGCCCCTTGGTCCGGCAGCGTCCGCTGACCGGCCCCCTGGGATTTTCGAAGCCGAACAATACACACTAGGTACGGCCTTGCATAGTACTTTCTGGCCACCCGTCGAGGGGTAGGGTGGGGTCTGGTGTAGGCACCCAAAGAAGTGGTGCCAGCGGGCACCAACCTGGGTCCTGGTACCGACGGCCTCCGCAACAGAGAA from Chloroflexota bacterium carries:
- a CDS encoding fumarylacetoacetate hydrolase family protein, producing MRLVAFAHTQAEGPPGRRLGLEQPDGVLDLTEALGADLGGVLAKLDPEAMIADAVAAAVTAGQALIPLAEMRHLAPLRHPGKIVCVGLNYHDHCREQSVEPPAYPMLFAKLANAISDPGAQLVRPSATDKLDLECELAVVIGRRASQVAPDRALEHVFGYTILNDVTARDLQREDRQWLRAKSWDGFAPLGPVVVTRDEIADPGRLALSSWVNGETWQESTTAEMIWDVPSLIAFVSRSIALEPGDILATGTPAGVGHYHDPPRYLSGGDVMGCEIAGIGALENTIVDEQPRAADHSAAAGITEPAGIA
- the tdh gene encoding L-threonine 3-dehydrogenase, which encodes MRALAKTRAEPGLEIIDAPLPTPGPGEVQLRIEAASVCGTDRHIYLWDRWAAENIKPPVILGHELAGRVVAAGAGVTRVREGDLVGVESHLYCGTCTQCRAGSPHLCRNLRVIGAHVNGGFAEYVVIPEANAVESNGLDPAVVALQEPMGNAVHAAFVEPIAGRTVAVTGCGPIGLCAVGIAKAAGATWVVATDTEPYRLELAARMGADLALDGREPDTVARVLEATGGDGVDVVLEMSGSAAALDQGLRFVTRGGRISLLGIFGEPVAVDLSNLVIEKGVRLHGVFGRRIYDTWERTQDLLRSGALDVAPILTHRFDLADWQQGFDLLGSRHAGKVVLTP
- a CDS encoding glycine C-acetyltransferase, whose protein sequence is MTSARSTRNPLAFLDADLDDLRAKGLYRRLRVVESEQQARCRIDGREVITLSSNNYLGLTTHPKLREATIFATRALGAGSGAVRTIAGTMTLHQQLEARLADFKGVEATLTFQSGFTANTGTIPVLAGEGAVIVSDELNHASIIDGIRLTKAERRLVPHADTDALRATLREIRAAPGGAGRTILVITDGVFSMDGDIARLPEIVEAAEEAEAIVYVDDAHGSGVLGRNGRGTVDHFDLHGRVHVQVGTLSKAMGVLGGYVAGSQSLRDVLIHRARPFLFSTSHPPGVAAACLAAIEVLETEPERIERLWANTRRFKEGLGKLGFDIGRSETPITPVIAGSGALAMQLSDRLFEEGVFAQGIGYPTVPEPKSRVRTIVTAEHTDADLDVCLAAFEKVGRELALI